The Thermosinus carboxydivorans Nor1 DNA segment CTACAGGCCGATTTTCTCGCTGCCGTTCAGGTGCTGGTGTACAATGGGGCGGTGGCCGTCATTGTTGTTATCGGGGTCATGGTTACGCAGCGCGGCGACATGAAAAGTAGCAATCCCAGCAACAGTCTGGGATGGAAGGCGGCGGCCGTTGCTGCTGTTTTCACCGGGATGATCATAGCCGCCGTTGCTGCGACGCCGTGGCCGCTGGCGGCAGCGCCGCCAGCGGCCGCAACAGCCCCGGCGATTGCCGAAATCCTGCTGCGCGATTTTGCCGTGGCCTTCGAGACGGCGGCAGTGCTGCTGCTAGTGGCCATGATGGGCGCCATTATTTTGGCCAAAGGGGTGGATAAATCGTGACGATAGGTCTGGCGCATTTCCTGGTTGTTGGCGCTGTCCTGTTTGGCCTGGGTCTGTATGGCCTGTTTACCAAGCGCAACACGGTGGCGATCCTTATGTGCATCGAACTGATGCTGAATGCCGTCAATCTCAATATGCTTGCTTTCTCCCGCTTCGTTACCCCTGAGACCTTTGTCGGTCAGATTTTTGCCATCTTCAATATCACCGTAGCGGCTGCAGAGGTGGCGGTGGGTTTGGCGCTCATTTTCAGCATTTGTCGCGACCGCGCTTCGGTTTATGCTGACGACCTTGACTGGATGAAATGGTAAAGGTAGGTGTGCCTCCATGTTCAGCGATTACGCCTTGCATCACGCCTGGCTTATCCCCTTGCTGCCGGCGGCCGCTTTCGTCCTCATTGCCTTCGTGCTGCGCGGGGCGCCGCTAGCGGCGGCGTTCGCGGCCATTGGCGCTAGTTGCGTTAGTTTTGGCCTCGCCGTAGGGGTGGGGGCTGCTGTCATTACCAGCCCCATTACGGTAGAAACTCCTTTTATTCAACGTGTAACCTGGTTTACCATGCCTGGTCTGCATGTTGATATGGGCGTGTATATCGATCCCACGGCAGCAATGATGTTGTTTGTGGTGACACTGGTGTCGCTGCTGGTGCAAATTTACTCCATAGGATACATGCATGG contains these protein-coding regions:
- a CDS encoding NADH-quinone oxidoreductase subunit J family protein → MDKLVYTASFYVLAALTLAAAAGVVFKRNLVHSALLLALTFIGVAGLYVLLQADFLAAVQVLVYNGAVAVIVVIGVMVTQRGDMKSSNPSNSLGWKAAAVAAVFTGMIIAAVAATPWPLAAAPPAAATAPAIAEILLRDFAVAFETAAVLLLVAMMGAIILAKGVDKS
- the nuoK gene encoding NADH-quinone oxidoreductase subunit NuoK, yielding MTIGLAHFLVVGAVLFGLGLYGLFTKRNTVAILMCIELMLNAVNLNMLAFSRFVTPETFVGQIFAIFNITVAAAEVAVGLALIFSICRDRASVYADDLDWMKW